The proteins below are encoded in one region of Girardinichthys multiradiatus isolate DD_20200921_A chromosome 19, DD_fGirMul_XY1, whole genome shotgun sequence:
- the LOC124855938 gene encoding TLE family member 5-like isoform X1, whose translation MRDLVSEAVTEYVSEFDACSVSPKASSQSGQALKFTTSDSCDRIKDEFQFLQAQYHSLKLECDKLASEKSEMQRHYIMYYEMSYGLNIEMHKQAEIVKRLNGICAQVLPYLSQEHQQQVMGAIERAKQVTPPEMNSIIRQQLQVQHLSQLQGLTLPVAPLPLGLTPPSLPAVSSSSGLLSLSSILATYSHSQPQVAKEDKARDAAERASRGEDGDKSD comes from the exons atgagGGACCTGGTCTCTGAAGCAGTTACAGAATACGTTTCTGAATTTGATGCATGTTCCGTTTCCCCCAAGGCATCATCCCAGTCCGGCCAAGCTCTGAAATTCACCACTTCTGACTCGTGTGACCGCATCAAGGATGAGTTCCAGTTCCTCCAAGCACAGTATCacag TTTGAAGTTGGAGTGTGATAAACTGGCCTCTGAGAAGTCAGAGATGCAGCGCCACTACATCATG TATTATGAAATGTCCTATGGGCTCAACATTGAAATGCACAAACAG gctgAAATAGTAAAGAGACTGAATGGGATCTGTGCTCAGGTGCTGCCTTACCTGTCCCAGGAG CACCAACAGCAAGTCATGGGTGCGATAGAGAGAGCCAAGCAGGTCACGCCTCCTGAGATGAACTCCATCATACGG CAACAGCTGCAGGTGCAGCACCTGTCCCAGCTCCAGGGCCTGACCCTGCCTGTGGCCCCGCTGCCCCTGGGACTCACCCCGCCCTCCCTGCCTGCCGTCTCCTCCAGCTCTGGCCTGCTCTCCCTCTCCTCCATCCTGGCCACCTACTCTCACAGCCAGCCACAGGTGGCGAAGGAGGACAAGGCCAGAGATGCGGCAGAGAGGGCGTCCAGAGGAGAGGACGGAGACAAGTCAGATTAG
- the LOC124855938 gene encoding TLE family member 5-like isoform X2: protein MRDLVSEAVTEYVSEFDACSVSPKASSQSGQALKFTTSDSCDRIKDEFQFLQAQYHSLKLECDKLASEKSEMQRHYIMYYEMSYGLNIEMHKQAEIVKRLNGICAQVLPYLSQEQQLQVQHLSQLQGLTLPVAPLPLGLTPPSLPAVSSSSGLLSLSSILATYSHSQPQVAKEDKARDAAERASRGEDGDKSD, encoded by the exons atgagGGACCTGGTCTCTGAAGCAGTTACAGAATACGTTTCTGAATTTGATGCATGTTCCGTTTCCCCCAAGGCATCATCCCAGTCCGGCCAAGCTCTGAAATTCACCACTTCTGACTCGTGTGACCGCATCAAGGATGAGTTCCAGTTCCTCCAAGCACAGTATCacag TTTGAAGTTGGAGTGTGATAAACTGGCCTCTGAGAAGTCAGAGATGCAGCGCCACTACATCATG TATTATGAAATGTCCTATGGGCTCAACATTGAAATGCACAAACAG gctgAAATAGTAAAGAGACTGAATGGGATCTGTGCTCAGGTGCTGCCTTACCTGTCCCAGGAG CAACAGCTGCAGGTGCAGCACCTGTCCCAGCTCCAGGGCCTGACCCTGCCTGTGGCCCCGCTGCCCCTGGGACTCACCCCGCCCTCCCTGCCTGCCGTCTCCTCCAGCTCTGGCCTGCTCTCCCTCTCCTCCATCCTGGCCACCTACTCTCACAGCCAGCCACAGGTGGCGAAGGAGGACAAGGCCAGAGATGCGGCAGAGAGGGCGTCCAGAGGAGAGGACGGAGACAAGTCAGATTAG
- the plpp2a gene encoding phospholipid phosphatase 2: MSEHRNKLIFIVVDVLCVFVAALPSAIFTLKFTPYKRGIYCDDESISYPYRKDTISHGTMAAVTISSSMIIITTGEAYMVRTKRLRSNSTFNQYLSAVYKVVGTFLFGAAVSQSLTDLAKFTIGRPRPNFLSVCAPATCKGYVLLINCTGSPRNVTESRLSFYSGHSSFGMYCMLFLSLYVQARMQGKWTRLVRPTIQFFLVVFSLYVGYTRVSDYKHHWSDVLVGLLQGALIAVLTVRYVSDFFKQRPPPCSQAEPAEAEQLECKPNPQPSDSHHENHYSCSGLA; the protein is encoded by the exons cggctCTGCCTTCAGCCATCTTCACATTGAAGTTCACACCTTATAAGAGAGGAATTTACTGCGATGACGAGAGCATCAGCTATCCCTACAGGAAAGATACCATCTCCCATGGAACCATGGCTGCTGTCACTATCAGCAGCTCAATGATCATT ATCACTACAGGAGAGGCCTACATGGTGCGCACAAAGCGTCTGCGTTCAAACTCCACATTCAACCAGTACCTGTCTGCTGTCTACAAGGTGGTTGGCACCTTTCTGTTTGGGGCAGCTGTCAGCCAGTCGCTGACTGACTTGGCAAAGTTCACCATCGGCCGACCCCGTCCAAACTTTTTATCTGTGTGCGCCCCGGCGACCTGCAAGGGATACGTGCTGCTTATCAACTGTACAGGCAGCCCACGCAACGTGACGGAGTCCAG GCTGTCGTTTTACTCCGGCCACTCATCCTTTGGGATGTACTGCATGCTCTTCCTGTCG CTCTACGTCCAGGCCAGAATGCAGGGGAAGTGGACGAGGCTGGTACGGCCCACCATCCAGTTCTTCCTGGTGGTGTTTTCTCTTTATGTGGGATACACGCGTGTTTCCGACTACAAGCACCACTGGAGCGACGTCCTAGTGGGACTGCTGCAAGGAGCGCTCATCGCAGTCCTCACG GTTCGATACGTGTCGGATTTCTTCAAGCAGCGGCCTCCGCCCTGCAGTCAAGCAGAACCGGCAGAAGCCGAACAACTTGAGTGTAAACCGAACCCTCAACCTTCGGACTCACACCATGAAAACCATTACAGCTGTTCTGGACTGGCGTGA